The proteins below come from a single Benincasa hispida cultivar B227 chromosome 4, ASM972705v1, whole genome shotgun sequence genomic window:
- the LOC120076861 gene encoding probable indole-3-pyruvate monooxygenase YUCCA11 — MEETQVIIVGAGPAGLAVSACLNRLSIRNIVLERDDCCASLWRKRAYDRLKLHLAKNYCSLPYMSFPDNAPTYISRVDFLKYLDEYMSFFGIEPRCCRTVERAWYNEVEEKWKVGVDNTSSGVQERYDCKFLVVATGENSEGFLPNIPGLESFNGEVLHSSGYDNGQRFRGKDVLVVGCGNSGMEIAYDLSNHDANTSIVVRSPVHVLTKDIVRLGMFLLKYFPCNVVDSISINLAKLKYGDFSKYGIQRPRGGPFLVKAKTGRSPTIDVGCMKRIQRGEIKVLPSITCIKGEQVRFAYGIMNCFDAIIFATGYKSTVLNWLEDDKKHFNEDGMPNQRFPTHWKGENGLYCVGFGQQGLLGISNDAQKIASDISLALGLKIAME, encoded by the exons ATGGAGGAAACGCAGGTGATCATTGTCGGGGCTGGGCCGGCTGGACTCGCAGTATCCGCTTGCTTGAACCGTCTTTCGATACGAAACATCGTTCTCGAAAGAGACGATTGCTGCGCTTCTCTATGGCGAAAAAGGGCTTATGATAGGTTAAAACTCCATTTAGCCAAAAACTATTGCAGCCTTCCCTACATGTCATTCCCAGACAATGCACCGACCTATATTTCACGAGTTGATTTCCTTAAATATTTAGATGAGTACATGTCGTTTTTCGGGATCGAACCGAGATGTTGTCGGACGGTGGAACGAGCTTGGTACAACGAAGTGGAGGAGAAATGGAAGGTGGGGGTGGATAATACAAGTAGTGGTGTGCAAGAAAGGTATGATTGTAAGTTTCTTGTAGTAGCTACTGGTGAAAATAGTGAAGGGTTTTTGCCTAACATTCCTGGATTGGAGAGCTTTAATGGTGAAGTATTGCATTCAAGTGGCTATGATAATGGCCAAAGGTTTCGAGGGAAAGATGTTTTGGTTGTTGGATGTGGGAATTCAGGTATGGAGATTGCTTATGATTTGTCTAACCATGATGCAAATACTTCTATCGTCGTTCGGAGCCCG GTACACGTGTTAACGAAAGATATAGTTCGATTAGGGATGtttttattgaaatattttCCATGTAACGTTGTGGATTCAATTAGCATTAATCTTGCAAAGTTGAAGTACGGAGATTTTTCCAAGTATGGGATTCAAAGGCCAAGAGGAGGCCCTTTTCTTGTCAAAGCCAAAACTGGACGATCCCCTACCATTGATGTTGGATGTATGAAAAGAATTCAAAGAGGAGAGATCAAG GTTCTTCCATCTATAACATGTATAAAGGGAGAGCAAGTCAGATTTGCATATGGGATTATGAATTGCTTTGATGCAATCATTTTTGCCACAGGCTACAAGAGCACAGTCCTCAATTGGCTAGAg GATGACAAAAAGCACTTCAATGAAGATGGAATGCCAAATCAAAGGTTCCCAACTCATTGGAAAGGGGAAAATGGGTTGTATTGTGTTGGATTTGGACAACAAGGTTTACTAGGAATTTCAAATGATGCTCAAAAGATTGCAAGTGATATAAGCTTGGCTTTGGGTCTAAAAATTGCCATGGAGTGA
- the LOC120075762 gene encoding ras-related protein RABC1, with the protein MSSAPSSSQPEFDYLFKLLLIGDSGVGKSTLLLRFTSDSFEDLSPTIGVDFKIKHVTVGGKKLKLAIWDTAGQERFRTLTGSYYRGAQGIIMVYDVTRRETFTNLSDIWAKEIDLYSTNQDCIKMLVGNKVDKESERVVSKKEGIDFARESGCLFLECSAKTRVNVEQCFDELVLKILDTPSLLADGSTGLKKNIFKEKPPETTASAGGCCSY; encoded by the exons ATGTCGTCCGCACCGTCTTCGAGTCAACCCGAGTTTGATTACTTGTTTAAGTTGCTGTTGATTGGAGATTCTGGTGTAGGGAAGAGTACTCTTCTTTTGCGCTTCACTTCTGATTCCTTTGAGGATCTTTCTCCAACTATTG GTGTGGATTTCAAGATTAAGCATGTTACAGTTGGGGGGAAGAAGTTGAAGCTTGCAATATGGGACACAG CTGGGCAGGAGAGGTTTCGGACTTTAACAGGTTCATATTACAGAGGAGCTCAAGGAATCATTATGG TGTATGATGTGACCCGGCGAGAGACATTCACAAATCTGTCTGACATATGGGCTAAAGAAATCGATCTGTACTCAACAAATCAGGATTGCATTAAGATGCTTGTAGGAAACAAAGTGGATAAG GAAAGTGAACGGGTAGTCAGTAAAAAAGAGGGAATTGACTTTGCTCGAGAATCTGGATGCCTATTTCTCGAATGCAGTGCGAAAACTCGGGTCAATGTGGAGCAATGCTTTGATGAGCTTGTGTTGAAG ATATTGGACACGCCCAGTCTTTTGGCTGATGGCTCAACAGGTTTAAAAAAGAATATCTTCAAAGAGAAACCTCCCGAGACGACCGCTTCGGCTGGTGGCTGCTGCTCATATTGA
- the LOC120075761 gene encoding 2-oxoisovalerate dehydrogenase subunit alpha 1, mitochondrial, translated as MIQFLRSSSLNFFHLPTSLYFESSVAALRCGGRRAQYCSKFVRPTCRFESTQATRHVDQLYLPNHDPQELDFPGGRVPFTNEMRFIAESTQQRVPCYRVLHENGDTITSNNFTQLSKDVAIKMYKDMITLQIMDNIFYEAQRQGRISFYLTSSGEEAIAIASAAALLPDDIVLAQYREPGVLLWRGFTLQEFANQLFGNKFDYGKGRQMPIHYGSNHHNYFTISSPLGTQLPQAVAIAYSLKMDRKDACAVAYFGDGTTSEGDFHAALNFAAVLGAPVIFICRNNGWAISTSVEEQFRSDGVVVKGQGYGIRSIRIDGNDALAVYSAVRRARSMAIAEQMPILIEALTYRVGHHSTSDDSSKYRAIDEIQYWKMERNPVDRFAKWLSNNVWLNQEDDSNHKTTVKKQLLQAIQNAEKTEKPPLSELFNDVYDHLPKNLQEQEEVLRQTMKRYPQDYPSDLAL; from the exons ATGATTCAGTTTCTACGATCCTCATCTTTGAATTTCTTCCACCTCCCAACTTCTCTCTATTTTGAGTCTTCTGTGGCGGCGCTCCGGTGCGGCGGTCGTCGGGCTCAGTATTGCTCCAAATTTGTCCGGCCGACATGTCGTTTTGAATCCACTCAAGCAACACGACATGTGGATCAACTTTATCTTCCTAACCATGATCCTCag GAGTTGGATTTTCCCGGAGGAAGAGTTCCATTTACAAATGAAATGAGATTCATTGCTGAGTCGACTCAACAGCGAGTTCCATGTTATCGTGTGCTTCATGAAAATGGGGACACAATTACATCAAACAATTTCACTCAG TTGAGCAAAGACGTAGCGATTAAGATGTACAAAGACATGATTACGCTTCAAATAATGGACAACATATTCTACGAAGCACAAAGACAAGGAAGAATCTCATTTTACTTAACTTCATCCGGAGAAGAAGCAATTGCCATTGCTTCTGCAGCTGCACTTCTCCCCGACGACATCGTTTTGGCTCAG TACAGAGAGCCCGGAGTGTTGTTATGGCGTGGGTTTACGTTGCAAGAATTTGCAAATCAATTGTTTGGAAACAAATTTGATTATGGAAAGGGTAGACAAATGCCCATTCACTATGGCTCCAACCATCACAATTACTTCACCATTTCATCTCCCCTTGG AACACAACTTCCACAAGCTGTTGCCATTGCTTATTCTCTTAAAATGGATAGAAAAGATGCATGCGCTGTGGCTTATTTTGGAGATGGCACCACTAGCGAG GGGGATTTTCACGCGGCATTGAACTTCGCAGCCGTATTAGGAGCGCCGGTGATATTCATCTGCCGCAACAACGGTTGGGCGATCAGCACTTCCGTTGAAGAACAATTCCGAA GCGACGGCGTGGTGGTGAAAGGCCAAGGCTACGGAATCCGAAGCATTCGAATCGATGGAAACGACGCCTTAGCCGTTTACAGCGCAGTTCGCAGAGCTCGATCGATGGCGATCGCAGAGCAAATGCCGATTCTCATCGAGGCTTTGACTTACAGAGTTGGCCACCATTCAACCTCCGATGATTCGAGTAAGTACCGCGCCATTGATGAGATTCAATACTGGAAAATGGAGAGGAATCCTGTGGATCGCTTTGCTAAATGGCTATCTAATAATGTATGGTTGAATCAAGAAGATGATTCCAACCACAAAACCACCGTCAAAAAACAG TTGTTGCAAGCAATTCAAAATGCAGAGAAAACAGAGAAGCCTCCACTTTCAGAGTTGTTCAATGATGTTTATGATCATTTACCTAAAAACCTTCAAGAACAAGAGGAAGTACTGAGGCAAACAATGAAGAGATATCCTCAAGATTACCCTTCTGATCTTGCTCTTTAG